The following proteins are co-located in the Burkholderiaceae bacterium DAT-1 genome:
- a CDS encoding HAD-IIIC family phosphatase: MTLRLTCTSFLPERHPAWRALSASTELDFGQYGDWPVALTASGTQDALAWVLFLDDLLPWHIHTQGNPDAVQIAIEAIDQALAALNQYLLQHTTPTLVAWLGWHTDSLLRMARHPTVSVKVAAYLHDALYAKAAEHRHLYLLPLDMAFAEVGLRHCLDNRNFHSSHCRLSQTGLKVLSQNLANLLGRTRQPARKVLVLDCDNTLWGGVIGEAGLSGIALGQDGLGNAFVAFQQVAKRLADSGTVLAISSKNEEVDVWRVFTEHAGMVLKRNDIATARIDWREKSIHLREIAADLDIGLDSLVFWDDNPVEREKVRAALPMVLVPEPPAEVVDWADALASLDALAQFAKSSDDLKKTEQYRARAAFVSEARHAASAEAFLASINMRPAAQIISDSTLGRAAQLCAKTNQFNLRLIRYDEAGLQTRLAEPRTIGLLASLSDRFGDHGITGMALITETRVPDIAFLDAFLMSCRVLGRHLEAWMLSQLREHAQALGYRYLLAQFIPGERNTPAMQFLPEHGFTAVTALTPGHYLSDQITAAFTQTDIGTYYFVELARWQIPHLEVFQHESPAIA; the protein is encoded by the coding sequence GGTGACTGGCCGGTTGCACTCACAGCGTCCGGCACACAGGATGCGCTGGCCTGGGTGCTATTTCTCGATGATTTACTTCCCTGGCACATTCATACACAAGGAAATCCTGACGCAGTACAGATCGCAATCGAGGCGATTGATCAGGCACTTGCCGCACTCAATCAATATCTACTCCAGCACACGACGCCGACGCTCGTTGCATGGCTAGGATGGCATACTGATTCCCTACTCCGCATGGCGCGACACCCTACAGTCTCGGTAAAGGTAGCGGCATATCTGCATGATGCGCTCTATGCAAAAGCAGCCGAGCATCGTCATCTGTATCTGCTACCGCTGGATATGGCATTTGCAGAAGTCGGACTCAGGCACTGTCTGGATAACCGAAACTTCCATTCCAGCCATTGTCGTCTATCACAGACGGGCCTCAAGGTACTGAGCCAAAACCTGGCAAACCTGCTCGGCCGAACCCGTCAGCCCGCGCGCAAGGTGCTGGTACTGGATTGCGACAATACCTTGTGGGGCGGCGTGATTGGCGAGGCAGGACTCAGTGGCATTGCACTTGGACAGGATGGGCTAGGTAACGCCTTTGTCGCCTTTCAGCAAGTTGCCAAGCGGCTTGCAGATAGTGGTACGGTACTGGCAATCAGCAGCAAGAATGAGGAAGTTGATGTCTGGCGCGTATTTACGGAACACGCGGGTATGGTGCTCAAGCGCAATGACATTGCCACTGCCCGAATTGACTGGCGCGAAAAATCGATCCATCTGCGTGAAATCGCCGCGGATCTGGATATCGGCCTGGATAGTCTGGTGTTCTGGGACGACAACCCGGTGGAGCGCGAAAAGGTTCGTGCTGCGCTGCCTATGGTGCTAGTTCCCGAGCCACCTGCCGAGGTGGTTGACTGGGCAGATGCACTTGCCTCGCTGGATGCACTGGCGCAGTTTGCCAAATCATCGGATGACCTGAAAAAAACCGAACAATACCGGGCGCGTGCTGCATTTGTCTCCGAGGCTCGCCATGCTGCCAGTGCCGAGGCATTTCTGGCATCGATCAATATGCGTCCTGCCGCACAAATCATCAGTGACTCGACACTGGGCCGTGCTGCGCAATTGTGCGCCAAAACCAATCAGTTCAACCTGCGCTTGATTCGATACGATGAAGCGGGACTACAGACTCGACTGGCAGAGCCTCGCACCATCGGTCTGCTGGCGAGCCTGAGCGATCGGTTTGGTGACCATGGCATCACGGGCATGGCACTGATCACCGAAACACGCGTGCCCGACATCGCCTTTCTGGACGCATTCCTCATGAGCTGCCGCGTCCTAGGACGTCATCTTGAGGCCTGGATGCTGTCACAACTGCGGGAACACGCGCAGGCGCTTGGTTATCGCTACCTGCTCGCACAGTTCATCCCGGGTGAACGCAATACGCCCGCCATGCAATTTCTACCGGAGCACGGTTTCACCGCTGTCACTGCACTTACTCCCGGTCACTACCTATCTGACCAAATCACGGCCGCGTTTACGCAAACTGATATCGGTACCTATTACTTTGTCGAACTTGCCCGGTGGCAGATTCCGCATCTGGAGGTCTTTCAACATGAATCGCCAGCAATTGCTTGA
- a CDS encoding acyl carrier protein produces the protein MNRQQLLEVIRDTFPDASFNSDDSALGLGSFSQWDSLGNFNLLLQIEEAAGIRLSSEEISETKTLAGIIACLKRHGAYAD, from the coding sequence ATGAATCGCCAGCAATTGCTTGAGGTCATCCGCGATACCTTTCCGGATGCCAGCTTCAACAGCGATGATTCCGCGCTTGGATTGGGCAGCTTTTCCCAGTGGGATTCACTGGGGAACTTCAATTTACTGCTGCAAATTGAGGAGGCCGCAGGCATCCGCCTAAGCAGCGAAGAAATCTCCGAAACCAAAACCCTTGCAGGCATCATCGCCTGTCTGAAACGGCATGGCGCATATGCAGATTGA